A genomic segment from Arachis duranensis cultivar V14167 unplaced genomic scaffold, aradu.V14167.gnm2.J7QH unplaced_Scaffold_90946, whole genome shotgun sequence encodes:
- the LOC107472409 gene encoding uncharacterized protein LOC107472409 — protein MPLYAKFLKELINKKRSWLEKETVLLTEECSAVIQRGIPPKLKDPGSFVVSCIIGRMVLNKALCDLGASINLMPLSMMRKLAIEELKPTRMSLVMADRSIKTPNGIVENLLVKVGEFIFLADFVILDTEEEGNNSIILGRPFLATARAIIDVEKGEMISRVHNEQMS, from the coding sequence ATGCCTTTGTATGCCAAGTTTTTGAAGGAGCTTATCAACAAAAAGAGGAGCTGGCTTGAGAAGGAAACTGTGTTACTCACCGAGGAATGTAGTGCTGTGATTCAAAGAGGCATTCCTCCAAAACTcaaagatccaggaagctttgtAGTCTCATGCATTATTGGCAGAATGGTTCTCAACAAAGCTCTCTGTGATCTTGGTGCCAGTATCAACCTAATGCCTCTCTCAATGATGAgaaagcttgccatagaagagcttaaaccCACCAGGATGTCATTGGTCATGGCTGACAGATCAATCAAAACACCCAATGGAATTGTGGAAAACTTGTTGGTGAAGGTGGGGGAGTTTATTTTCctagcagattttgtgattttggatacTGAAGAGGAAGGAAACAATTCAATCATTTTAGGAAGGCCATTtttagccacagcaagagccatcattgatgtagaAAAAGGAGAGATGATCTCCAGGGTCCACAATGAACAAATGTCATAA